From the Chloroherpetonaceae bacterium genome, the window GTGCTTACCATCGGGCAAGTAAAGTGGCGATTGTACCTGCTCGCCATTCGAGAAGTGCGTGAGTGGGCGAATTGCCAGTTTTACGCTGTCGCCGTCCGCATCTGGAATGAAATTGCCTTCTACCAAATTCTGCGTGCCATCGCGCTGGTGCACGGCGACAAATCGCGTCTCATCTGGTGAGAGCGCAGGCATTTCCAGCCGTGCTTGGTAAGTCAAGCGACGCTCTTGGCGTGTGTGCAAATCATAGACGAAAAGGTCGTTATACTTTTGAATGCGAAAGTTTGTGCCTGTGTAGCGAGAGTAGAGGAGAAATCGCTCATCTTTGGTAAGCACCAAACGCGACGACACGCCGCTTTGCAGCACATCCAGACTGGTCGGGTGAAACGGTCGTGCACACACTTTGCACTGCGAAAAGCGTGGCTCACGCTCTCCTGCTGCGTAAAGTTGCGTCAATTTGCGGACGGTTGGCATGGCCTCTGAGCACAGTGAATCACCGTATAGGCGGCGCGTTAGCACGCTATGTCCGCCGAAATCTGCACCAAGATTGGAGATGTAGTAGAGGCGGCTGCCATCAGGTGAAAAGACCGGGTAGAGATTCGCATAGCCACGCGATTCAATGATTTTGCCTTCAACTTGATGCGCCAGCACAGGCGCAATGCGGGCTTGGTAGTCTCGCTCGAGATATGTGCGCCATTCCTGATAGATTTCACTGGACGGCTTGCCAAAGGTTTGCTCCACTGCAGCATGCATATTGAGCGTGCCCAGCGAGGCAAAGTTTTTGCAGAGCGCAGCCAGTTTCTCCTCGCCATACCGCATAGCCAGAAAGCGCGCCAGTGCAAAGCCAGAGTTGTAGGTAAATTCAAAATCAATGCTGCGCTTAGAGCTGAAGTTAGAAAGCTGGTCGAAGTCCAGAAGTTTGTGCTCGAGCGTTAGCGTGCGCAAAATCATATCGCGGTGTGTGTCCCAAGTGTCGTAACGCAGCTCAGGACGTTGGTATTGCGCCACACCTTCCGCCAGCCAAAATGGGACATTGATACCTGCAATTGGGTAGGATACCACAAGATTTGGAAAGCCATAGAGAATGTCTGGACGGCGAACCTGCTCATAGCCAAAGACTTGCAAGTATATGGCAGGCACTTGTTGCCCAAATTTCTGAGCTGCGGTCAGCGAGACAATATGCGTGTATTCATGCGTGATGACATTGCGTAGCCAATTATGCTGACCGCGCAAGTTGAATTCCAGTGCTGGCGCCCAGATTTCAATCTTGTTCTCAAAAAAGTATGCGCCACCGTTGGAGTAGTCATCTGTGTCCTTGATAATGATATGCACTTTGCCGGGGTCGTGCTGATACAGTGAGGTAATTGGCTTGTAAATTTCCTCTGCAATTTTCGCCGCGACCTTTGCGCTGCGCTCAGCGCCTTCGTGGTAGTGAATTGCAAAGTGTTCGGTCTCAATCGTCAGCCAGCGTAACTCGGGGTGGCTGTAGGCTTCAGGCTGCGCCCAGAGTGTTGGCGCGCCGCCAAGTAGACACCCTAGTAGAACGGCAAAAGCGGCAGTAGCTCGCAACGGCTGCATCTGAATCTATGGTTGCACAGCGTTTTAGTAGCGTCCATACAGCGTGAGTGCGCAAATATGCCGAACATTGTCTAATAAAACAATTCACAACAGTGTCGCTTGCACACTGCCACGGTTGGCAAGCTCTTTTGTCACTATTGAGCCGGTAAGGACACACGACGCTCACACTTGGACTTGAAAAATGTGCTTGGGTCAAAGATTTTGCCGGGATTCAGCACGCTATGAGGGTCTAAGGCGGCTTTGAAGCGACGCATCACTTCCACTTGCGTGCTACCTGCAGCTTTTTCGAGAAACTTTTTCTTTGCCAGCCCTGTGCCGTGCTCACCCGTAATGGTACCACCAAATTGCACGGCTGCATCAAAGATTTTTTCAAAGAAACACTCGCTGCGGTGCACTTCATCTTTATTTCGCTCGCTAATGAGGCATGTCGGGTGCAAGTTGCCATCGCCAAGATGACCAAAGTTTCCGACCAACACTTGATGGGCTTTGGCAGTGCGTTGCACCAGCTCCAACATATCGGGCAAGGCTGAGCGTGGCACGCTTGCATCTTCCAGAATGGTCGTAGGTCTTAGGCGCGCTAATGCCGAGAAAGCGGACTTGCGTGCCAGCTTGAGGCGCGAAGCTTCGGCTTCAGTTTCCGCTGCACGCACAAAGCGTGCCCCCAGCTTTTGCGCAAGTTGAAAAACGGTTTGTGCTTCTTCTTCCACCACCGCCTTGTGCCCATCTAACTCAATCAGCACCAGTGCCGCACTATCCGTTGGTAGCCCTATCTTCGCATAGCCCTCTACGGCTTGAATGGTGGTTTGGTCTAAAAATTCAAACATCGCTGGCACAATGCGAGCGCGCGCCACTTCCACTACGAATTCGCCCACTTTAGCCAGCGAATCCAGATACGCCACAATGACTCTCGAAGCTTCAGGCTTCGGCAAAAGCCGCAAAGTAGCTTTGGTGAAAATGCCTAATGTGCCCTCAGAGCCGATAAAGACATCTTTGAGATTTAGGCCCTGCACATCTTTGATGGAACGCGAGCCCAGCGTAATTAGCTCACCTGATGGCAACACCACATCAAGCGTCAGCACATAGTTTTTGGTCACACCATACTTCAAGCCCCGCAAGCCCCCCGCATTCTCGGCAATGTTGCCACCAATGGTAGAAATGGTCGCACTGCCCGGGTCAGGCGGATAAAACAAGCCTTTTTCTTCTACTGCCTTTTGCAGCACTGCAGTGATAACGCCGGGCTCTACAGTTGCGGTAAAATCTGCTTCGTTAATCTCCAAAATGCGGTTCATCGGTGGAAAAAGCAGCACGATGCTATCTGGCACAGGCACGCTTCCACCTGAAAGCCCAGAACCCGAACCACGTGGCACCACCGCAAAGCGTGCTTCATTGGCTAATTGCATAATCTTACATACCATTTCGGGCGTGCGCGGGATGACGACTGCCTCAGGCTTTTGGCGCAGCATCGGCGTGGCATCGTAGGAGTAAAGCAGCTTATCCAGCTCCGAATCCAAATAATTTTCTCTGCCGACGATTTCACGAAGCGCATTTAGTACGCTTTTTGCAATCATTTACTCAATGCGTAGAAAAAATTGATTCCGATCGACCGAGCGCAAGGTATCACGAAAATTGCTGGCAAAGACCGTGTAGAAGTATGGCGAATTGTTTTGAAATGAGGGCAGGGCACGCAGGAAATCACCAGAGACCAGCAAACTTTCCGCTGTCGTCTCTACACTGAGCACTCGACCATTGTCGAAATTTGTGTCCAAGTCCAGTACCGCAGTGTATTTAATCACGCCGCCTAGCTCGAAGCGAGCTGACTCCCACACCAGCCGCAGCGTATCGCGCTGGCTCATGACCACCAGTGAATCTTTGGCAGGCACCAGCAGGCGGAACGCACCAATCGTGCGACGCGGCACTTGAGGCGCTGATGGATTGCTCTCCGGCCCACAAGACTGCACTACAGCGAGGACTGTCAGCAGTGAAAGCGCAAGATATTTTTTCATTGCTTTGGTCAAAGGATTGAACCTGCAAATCTAACAAACTGGATAAAGTTTTCGGTGTTGCCAGTGCCCCAAATCTGAGAATGATGAAAAAAAGAAAGGCTGCTTCCCGCCGAAATAGGAAACAGCCTTTGTTTGACAGCGCAAGTTGAAAAGAACGAGGAGCAGCACTCAAATTAGCGCATATGGAGATCGAAGCGGTCGAGGTTCATCACCTTTGTCCATGCAGCAACGAAGTCTCGCACGAATTTTTCATGCGCATCATCGCAGGCATAGACTTCCGCTAACGCACGCAGCTCGGAATTTGAGCCAAAGATGAGATCGACCCGCGTGGCGCGCCACTTTACTTGTCCTGTCTTGCGGTCGCGTCCTTCAAAGATGTAACGCGATTCATCAACAGGCTGCCATTCGGTGCTCATATCCAGCAGATTGACGAAGAAGTCATTGGTTAGCACCTCAGGGCGAGTTGTAAAGATGCCAAGATTGGAGCCATCGTAGTTCGCATTGAGCGCACGCATACCGCCCACCAGCACGGTCATCTCTGGTGCTGTGAGGGTCAGAAGCTGTGCTTTGTCGACCAGCAAGTGCTCCGCTGGCACTACCGACTTGGCTTTGAGGTAGTTGCGGAAGCCATCGGCGAAAGGCTCTAAGACTTCAAACGACTGCACATCGGTTTGCTCCTGTGTAGCATCGTTGCGTCCGGGCGCAAATGGCACAGTAATTTCTACCCCTGCTGCTTTGGCTGCCTTCTCTACAGCTGCACAGCCGCCTAGCACAATCAAGTCAGCCAGTGAGATTTTCTTGCCATCGGTCTGCGCACTGTTAAATTCTTGCTGAATCTTTTCCAAAATGCCTAAGACGTGTGAAAGCTCGGTGGGGTTATTGACTGCCCAGTAGCGTTGCGGAGCCAACCGAATGCGTGCGCCATTTGCTCCACCGCGCTTGTCCGAATCACGATAGGTTGAAGCCGACGCCCACGCTGTGCGAACCAGTTGCGCAATGCTGAGACCTGAGGACAGAATCTTCTCCTTGAGCGCCTTGATGTCGTGCTCCTCGACCAACTTGTAGTTTACGGGTGGAATTGGGTCTTGCCAGATGAATTCTTCCTCAGGCACTTCAGGACCAATGTAGCGGATTTTTGGCCCCATATCGCGGTGCGTCAGTTTGAACCAAGCGCGTGCAAAGGCTTTTTCGAACTCATCAGGATGTTCATAGAATCGGCGAGAAATTTTTTCATAGATGGGGTCATAGCGCAGCGAAAGGTCGGTCGTGAGCATCGTGGGTAGGTGCTTCTTGTTCGGGTCATATGCATCAGGAATGACCGGCTCGGCGTTCTTTGCAACCCACTGATAGCCACCTGATGGACTCTTCGTCAGTTCCCACTCATACTCAAAAAGATGCTTGAAGTAATCGTGACTCCACTTAGTCGGTGTGCGTGTCCAAGTCACTTCTAAGCCGCTAGTAATGGTATCAGGGCCTTTTCCAGTGCCATATTTGCTTGCCCAGCCTAAGCCTTGCATTTCAATTGGGGCTGCCTCAGGGTCGGGACCGACCAGCGACTTATCCCCAGCGCCGTGGGCTTTGCCGAATGTGTGTCCGCCTGCAATGAGTGCCACAGTTTCTTCATCATTCATTGCCATTCGTGCAAACGTTTCACGAATATCTTTGGCTGCAGCGATAGGGTCAGGATTGCCGTTTGGCCCTTCAGGATTGACATAAATTAATCCCATTTGCACGGCGGCAAGCGGATTTTCCAACTCACGGTTGCCCGAGTAGCGATACTTGTCGCTTAGCCATTCTTTTTCAGCGCCCCAGTAAATGCTTTCATCTGGCTCCCAGACATCTTCACGCCCGCCTGAAAAGCCTAGTGGCTTAAAGCCCATTGATTCGAGCGCCACGTTACCCGCCAGAATCATTAAGTCGGCCCATGAAATCTTGCTGCCGTATTTTTTCTTGATAGGCCAAAGCAAGCGGCGCGCTTTGTCAAGGTTTTGGTTGTCTGGCCAGCTATTAGTTGGGGCGAAGCGCTGCAAACCTTTGCTAGCGCCACCGCGGCCGTCGCCAATGCGGTATGTGCCTGCCGCATGCCACGCCATTCGAATGAACAGCCCACCGTAATGACCGAAGTCAGCCGGCCACCAATCCTGCGAATCAGTCATTAGCTTGTGCAGGTCTTGCTTTAGGGCTTGGTAATCCAAGCTCTTAAAGGCTTCACGGTAGTTAAAGCCTTTATCCATTGGATTGGTCAGCTCCGAGTGCTGACGCAGAATAGATAGATTGAGCCGATGCGGCCACCAGTCAGTATTCTTGGTGCCAATCGCCGCAGAGCCATTGCGAAATGCACCTGTAAAGGGGCATTTCGAAGCGCCGTTTGTTGCGCTTGCTGTGGTCGAAGAAGCCATGATGTTTTCCATAACTCTCTGTGCAAGGTTTAGTTTTGAATAAACAAAGGCGTCAAAAACTGACGCCCTGAAAGTATTGGTTGTGCATATATCTATCAAATTGATATTTTCTATCTTTCAATAGATTTTTTTGATACTAAACCTATACTCACAATGAACCTTCAACAGTTAGAGTACATCGTTGCCGTAGAGCGATACAAGCACTTTGTAACAGCTGCTGAAAAGTGCTTCGTTACGCAAGCCACGCTTAGTATGATGATTAAAAAGCTTGAAGATGAGCTCGGTGTCAAGATTTTCGACCGTGCTAAGCAACCCGTTGTGCCGACTGTCATTGGTGAAAAAATCATTGAGCAAGCCAAAGTTGTGCTTCGTGAAGTCGCACGAATCAAAGAGATTGTTAAGGAAGAAACTGCACAGGTCAAAGGCGAACTCAAAATCGGTATTATTCCCACTCTTGCACCTTACCTTTTGCCGCTCTTTCTAAAAAACTTTTTAGCGAAGTATCCAGAGGTTAAACTGCAACTAAGTGAGCTGACCACGAGCGAAATCATTGAGCGTATCAAGCATAGCTCCTTAGATGCGGGCATTTTAGCTATTCCTCTCTCCGATCCTGACCTTATTGAACAGCCGCTCTTTAGCGAAGAATTTGTCATCTACTTTTCTGAGAAACATGCACAGTCCCCCAAAATGCATTTCTCCCCAGCCGACTTAGACGTCAGCCAGCTCTGGCTACTGGACGAAGGACACTGTATGCGCAATCAAGTCATCAATCTCTGTGGCTTGAAGCTCGAAGAACGCAGTCGACATCGCTTAGATCTCTCTGCTTCGAGCATCGAGACGCTCAAAAAAGTGGTCGACATCAATGAAGGCGTAACGGTGTTGCCTTACCTTGCGCTTCGTGATTTAACGAAAGCTCAGCTTCGTCGTGTGCGTTACTTCAAACCCCCTGTGCCTGTGCGAAAAATTGGGCTGGTTAGCTTTCGCTACTTTGTGAAAGAAAAAATGTTAGATGCATTGAAGGCTGAAATCCTCAGTGCTCTACCCCCTGAGATGCTAAGCGAGAAAAACAAAAAAGTGATTGAAATTAGCTTAGAGTAGATAACGCACTTTGCCTAATGCTGTCAAGCGAAATTCAGGGGAGAGCACACGCTACATTTGCTACGTTTGTTGCTTACGTGCTAAGGTCTTCCCGAATTTTTGTAGATTCCGAAAAGGCTCATCGTTTTGGGTATGAAGTCGTCTCCAAATCAAGATGTTGCGCTCGTTGCGATTGGCGAAGTGCTTATTGAGCCAGATGTGCTTACGGCGCAGTTTTGTTGTGATGTGCGCATCTGCAAGGGTGCTTGTTGCGTGTCAGGTGAAAAGGGTGCACCCGTTCTCTCCAAAGAAATTGAGCAGATTGAAGCCAACTTAGAGGCCGTCAAGCCTTTTTTGCCTGAGAAAAATTTGGAGGTTTTGTCGAAGAAAGGCATCTACGAGGTCTACCGTGGTGAGCTATATCTGCAGACAGTTGATGGGCAAGAGTGTGTATTTGCAAAGCTGGAAGCAGACGGCACGGCACGCTGTATGTTGGAGTATGCCTTCGAGCAAGGTGTCTCGAACTTTCAAAAGCCGATTTCGTGTCATCTTTATCCGATTCGCGTGCGTGCCCGCTTAGGCACCGATTACCTCATTTACTCACAGATTCCAGAATGCGAAGGCGGTCGAGTGCATGGCGCCGCACTCCATAAGCCCCTCATTGAGTTTGTTCGGCCTGCACTTGAACGCCTTTACGGCAAAAACTGGGCAGAGAAGCTCCTTCGGTTTGCTCAGTCAAAACATTTCAATCGATAAATCAGCGGCACGATGATGGGAACACAAGGGTTATCGCAGCGCCAAGTTCAAACGCTTCGTCTAAGTCCTCAGCAAATCCTTTACACCAAGCTGCTACAACTCCCTGTGCTGCAGCTGGAGCATCGCATCAAACAAGAGCTGGAGGAAAATCCTGCCCTTGAAGAAGGCACAGAGTCGGAAGAGATGACGGTGCTGTCCGCAGCCGATGAGGATATCCCTCCTGCGGATCCACCCACGGAGGTCGATCCTGTAGAGCTGGTGATGAACGGCACTGACTCATCTGAATCGTCTGATGCTGTGCTTGACCCCAAAGCTAAAGATGAAACCGCTTTTGAGAGTGAAATCGAGGAATATCTGCGTGAGCAAGATGATGAGGGCTTCAAGACCGCTCCGCTGGGTACACCAGACGATGAGTCCGATTCCCTTCAGCCTGTTGCCGAACAAAACTGGCGAGAAGACCTTATCAGTCAGCTTCACCTCTTGGAACTCAGCGAGCGCGAGATGCTGATTGCCGAAGAGATTATTGGTAATCTTGACAACGATGGATATTTGCGCTGTCCCCTGCAAGTCATTCGCGAGGGAGTCTTGATGCTGGGCGTGGAAGTGTCTGAACACGAAATTGAAGAGGTCTTAGCAAAAATTTGGGAGTTGGAGCCTGCAGGGGTCGGTGCGCGTAACTTGCAGGAGTGCTTGCTCATTCAGTTGCACGCTCTTGCTGGCGAGTTTGATGATGAACGCGAAGATGACCGCTTGCTGGCGCAAAAAATTCTCACACACCACTATGCAGACTTTACGATGATGCACTACCAGAAGCTGATGCAAAACTTAGGCATCACGCAAGCGCAGTTGCGTCGCGCTGTGCAGTTCATTCAAAAGCTGAATCCTAAGCCGATTCGCGGCTCCAGCGAGGCGCCCCGCTACATCATTCCTGATTTCATTGTAACTATCAAAGGTAACGAGGTGATGGTTACGCCAAATGAGCGGCAATTGCCACCTTTGCGTATCTCCCGCCGCTACAGAGACCTTCTGGAAAGCAAATCACAGAGTCGAGAAACCAAAGAGTTCATCAAGCAGAAGATTGAAGCGGCAAAAGGTTTCATCAGCGCCATTGAGATGCGCCGCCATACGATGCAAAAGATTATGACGGCTATCGTGCAGCGACAGTATGAGTTCTTTACAGTAGGTCCTGAAAAGCTCAAGCCAATGATTTTGAAAGACATTGCCGAAGATACTGGACTAGACATCTCAACCGTGAGTCGTGTCGTTAACGGCAAGTATGTGCAGACTGACAAAGGCATTTGGGAGTTAAAGTACTTTTTCAGCGCGGCGGTTGAAACAGAGTCAGGCGATGAGATTTCCAACCGCGTCATCAAGCAGTTCATTAAGGACTTTATTGAAAAAGAAGAATCTGGCAAACCTCTCTCCGACGATAAGCTAGCGGAGTTGCTGGCGCAACATGGTTACAAGGTTGCCCGACGCACCGTTACCAAATACCGCGAGCAGCTCAATATCCCTGTCGCACGGTTACGCAAAAAACTGGAAGCCAGCGAATAAAAATATCCCACTCAATCTCAGAGAATTTGCGTAACTTTTAGGCTCTTTAACGCAACAAAAATTTAACTTCACAATTAACGACGAAGGCATAACTTCCAACGGTGAAAAGACGTTTAGATTTACACGCAACGACCGTTATCGGTGTCTTGCGAGACGGCAAAGCTGCCTTAGGCAGCGATGGTCAGATGACACTCGGTAGCACCATTTTGAAGCAATCGACTTCGAAGGTGCGCCGAATGCTTGGCGGCAAAATTCTGGCTGGGTTTGCAGGGGCTACCGCCGATGCGCTGACGCTCTTGGAGCGCTTCGATGAAAAGCTGCAAGCACATAGTGGCAAAGTCGAGCGTGCGGCGGTCGAGCTTGCCAAAGATTGGCGTACCGATAAGTATTTGCGCCGCTTGGAAGCGATGTTAGCCGTGCTGAGCGCTGACCGCGCACTTATCATTTCCGGCACAGGCGATGTCATTGAGCCAGAAGACAACATCGTCGCTATCGGCAGTGGTGGAATGTATGCGTTGGCTGCTGCGCGCGCTTTGCTTCGTTCAACTAACAAAGATGCCCGAACAATTGTGGAAGAATCACTCAAGATTGCGTCAGAAATTTGCATTTACACAAATTTTAACATCAAAATTGAGGAACTCTAAGACAAAGCCCAGTAAGCATCTCTGAAACTGAAGCAACGACTCAATTTAACTGCAAAACGAACACCTTTAACAATGGCAAGAAAGTCAACAAGCGAGACCTTCACTGAAGAAAAGTCTGCAAAAGCCCTCCAGAACGGTAAGCATAGTGAATCACCCAAACAGGACTTGATGAGTCAGATGCAGCAACTTACGCCGCATCAAATTGTGCGGGAGTTAGATAAGTATATCATCGGTCAGCATGAAGCCAAGCGTTCTGTTGCGATTGCTTTGCGGAATCGATATAGGCGACAGAAAGTCGAAGGCCCGCTGCGTGATGAAATTATGCCAAACAACATCATTATGATAGGCCCAACTGGCGTGGGCAAAACAGAAATCTCCCGTCGCTTAGCAAAGCTGGCTGGTGCACCTTTCATAAAGGTTGAAGCTTCTAAGTTCACTGAAGTGGGTTACGTTGGGCGCGATGTGGAGTCTATGATTCGTGACCTTGTTGACCTTGCTGTCAATATGGTGCGCCAAGAAAAATCTGCGGAGGTCAAAGAAAAAGCTGCCCAATTGGTCGAAGAGCGCATTTTAGACATTTTGCTACCCAACACCAGCAAGTCCGCCAACGGAGAAGAGAGTGAAGAAACGCCACAAGACAGTAACACGGAAGGTGTGCCTCACGCCACCAGTCGAAGTCGCGAAAAAATGCGCGAGCGCCTGCGCTCTGGCAAACTTGAAGACCGCATTATTGAAATTGAACTGGCGTCCGAGAACTTCCCTGCTATGCAAATCTTTGGGCCTTTCGGCGCAATGGAAGATATTGGCGGAATGGTGCAAGACCTTATTGGCGGTCTGCCCAAGAAGCGCAAAAAACGCCGTGTCACGATTGCTGAAGCCCGCGTGCTTCTGGAGCAAGAGGAAATTCAGAAGCTGATTGATATGGACGCGGTCATCAAGGAAGCCATCCACCGTGTAGAGGAAACGGGTATCGTTTTCATTGACGAGATTGACAAAGTCGCTACTGCAGGGGGCGCAAGCGGTCGTGGTCCTGATGTCAGTCGTGAAGGCGTCCAGCGCGATCTTCTGCCTATCGTTGAAGGCTCAAATGTGATGACCAAATACGGTATGGTCAAAACTGACCATATTCTTTTCATTGCCTCTGGTGCTTTCCATGTCTCCAAGCCTTCCGATTTAATTCCGGAATTGCAAGGCCGCTTCCCGATTCGTGTAGAGCTAAAAAGCCTCACGGAGGATGATTTTGTCGCTATCCTTACGCAGCCAGAAAATGCACTTATCAAGCAATATGCAGCCCTGCTCAAAACCGAAGGCGTCGAGCTTGAATTTTCCGAAGATGGTATTCGTGCCATCGCCCGCACTGCAGCTGAGGTCAATGAAACGGTCGAGAACATCGGCGCCCGACGTTTGCACACAATTATGACCACTTTGCTTGAAGACTTAATGTTCGATGTGCCTGAGCATATACCTAGCAAAAAAGTGGTTGTAACGAAAGAAATGGTTGAAAGCAAACTGAGCAAAATTGCTAAAGATCGCGACCTTAGTCGATACATTCTCTAATGCATTAGGCTGGAACGCCCTGATGAACAATTTTTGTTGCAAGGCGTAAAAGAGGCTGGAAAACTGAAATTTGTTTAACCAAACTTTTCGTATCGCTATGCAGAATGTCCTTTTCTCTTCTCGCGCTGGAGTTGCGCAGGCTCTTGCCGCTGTCGAAAAGCGCGTGCTCAACCAAGTCTATACTTGGATGATGCTCGGTCTCGCCCTGACAGCCGCTGTTGCGTGGTATTGCGCCGATACGGCAGACATTCGCTCCTTTCTTCTGCAAAACCGCTGGGTGATGTGGGTACTAATTTTGGGTGAGCTTGGTTTAGTATTTGCCATCAGTGGGCTTATTAATCGTATCTCAGCGGTTGCAGCCACTTCGCTCTTCTTCATTTACTCTGCCCTTAACGGCATTACGCTCTCAACCATTTTTATGGTGTTTAATTTAGGCTCTATTGCGGGTGTTTTCCTTATCACTGCTGGCACCTTTGGCATTATGAGCCTTTATGGACTCACCACGCAGCGCGACCTTTCCAGCTTGGGCAATTTGCTCCTTATGGCGCTTATTGGTCTTGTGATTGCAGGCGTTGTTAATCTTTTCATTACCAGCTCTGTAATGAATATGATTATTAGCGCAATTGGTGTGCTGGTCTTCACAGGGCTTACGGCTTATGATGCACAGCGCATTAAGGAAATGGCTGCGTCTGCCTTAGACGGTGAAAGCGAAGGGAAACTTGCGGTTATCGGCGCACTCTCACTTTACTTAAACTTTATTAATCTCTTCCTAAGTCTCTTAAATCTGTTTGGCGGACGTAACGAAGAGTAAAGTGAAAATTTCTACGCTGGGCGGCAAATTTTGAGCCGCCCTTTTTATTTTTCAAAGTTTTGACTCAAACACTGCACCGATGGATTCGCTCAGAATTCTTGTTCTTAATGGAGTCAACCTCTCTCGCTTAGGTCGACGTGAACCTGAGCACTACGGCAAGCGTTCTTTGCAAGAAATTAACGATTCTTTGGTTCAGCGATTTCCTGACACAGAGCTTCAATTTTTCCAAACTGAACATGAGGGCGAGCTAATTGAAAAGCTCTATGAAGCGGAGGATAGCGGGGCAGTCAATGGGATTGTGCTTAATGCTGGCGCATATACGCATTACTCTATTGCTCTGCGCGATGCGATTGCTGCAATTAAGTTGCCTGTTGTAGAAGTGCACCTTTCAAACATTTATGCACGCGAGCCTTTTCGCCGCATATCAGTTTTGTCAGAAGTTTGCTTAGGTGTGATTTCTGGTTTTGGAGAAGAAAGTTACGCCTTAGGGATTTTAGCATTAAAAAGTTACTTCAAGCAAACTCGTCTCGAATACAAGCAGAAATGAAAGCGGAATTAAAAGTTGGTCTTACTGTCTCTGTGGCACTGTTGCTCTTAGGTTTTTCGCTTTGGTGGGCAAAAGATGTAAAGGTCGGCAGTAAGCACATCTATGCCCGATTTAGCAATGTCAGCGGTTTGCAAACTGGCGATCCTGTGATGGTAAATGGCTTACGCATTGGCAAGGTTGACGATATTAGGTTAGTAGAGAATGGAATTGATGTAAGGCTGTCTATTGCACCTGATGTGCCGCTCTACCGCAATGCTGTTGCGCATATCGCTATGCTGGAGCTTATGACGGGCAAGAAAATTGAGCTTACGCAAGGCAGTAAAGACGCGGGCGAATTGCAAGACGGGGAGCGCATTCGTGGCGTTTTTTTAGCTGACATTCCTGAGCTAATTGGCAGTGCAGGTGGCACGGTCGATACCTTACGCCACCTTATTGCAGATGTGCAGCGCACCCTCTACAATGCTAATATAATTTTGGGCGATGAAGAAGTGCAGGAGAACCTCAAAGCCTCTGTGCGAAACTTACGGATTGCTACTGCAGATTTAGCTGTTTTAAGCCGCGATTTGCGCTCTGCTGACATCAAGCAGTTGCTTGCTAATATCGACCGCACTGT encodes:
- a CDS encoding FAD-binding protein, whose translation is MIAKSVLNALREIVGRENYLDSELDKLLYSYDATPMLRQKPEAVVIPRTPEMVCKIMQLANEARFAVVPRGSGSGLSGGSVPVPDSIVLLFPPMNRILEINEADFTATVEPGVITAVLQKAVEEKGLFYPPDPGSATISTIGGNIAENAGGLRGLKYGVTKNYVLTLDVVLPSGELITLGSRSIKDVQGLNLKDVFIGSEGTLGIFTKATLRLLPKPEASRVIVAYLDSLAKVGEFVVEVARARIVPAMFEFLDQTTIQAVEGYAKIGLPTDSAALVLIELDGHKAVVEEEAQTVFQLAQKLGARFVRAAETEAEASRLKLARKSAFSALARLRPTTILEDASVPRSALPDMLELVQRTAKAHQVLVGNFGHLGDGNLHPTCLISERNKDEVHRSECFFEKIFDAAVQFGGTITGEHGTGLAKKKFLEKAAGSTQVEVMRRFKAALDPHSVLNPGKIFDPSTFFKSKCERRVSLPAQ
- a CDS encoding SusE domain-containing protein → MKKYLALSLLTVLAVVQSCGPESNPSAPQVPRRTIGAFRLLVPAKDSLVVMSQRDTLRLVWESARFELGGVIKYTAVLDLDTNFDNGRVLSVETTAESLLVSGDFLRALPSFQNNSPYFYTVFASNFRDTLRSVDRNQFFLRIE
- the katG gene encoding catalase/peroxidase HPI, encoding MENIMASSTTASATNGASKCPFTGAFRNGSAAIGTKNTDWWPHRLNLSILRQHSELTNPMDKGFNYREAFKSLDYQALKQDLHKLMTDSQDWWPADFGHYGGLFIRMAWHAAGTYRIGDGRGGASKGLQRFAPTNSWPDNQNLDKARRLLWPIKKKYGSKISWADLMILAGNVALESMGFKPLGFSGGREDVWEPDESIYWGAEKEWLSDKYRYSGNRELENPLAAVQMGLIYVNPEGPNGNPDPIAAAKDIRETFARMAMNDEETVALIAGGHTFGKAHGAGDKSLVGPDPEAAPIEMQGLGWASKYGTGKGPDTITSGLEVTWTRTPTKWSHDYFKHLFEYEWELTKSPSGGYQWVAKNAEPVIPDAYDPNKKHLPTMLTTDLSLRYDPIYEKISRRFYEHPDEFEKAFARAWFKLTHRDMGPKIRYIGPEVPEEEFIWQDPIPPVNYKLVEEHDIKALKEKILSSGLSIAQLVRTAWASASTYRDSDKRGGANGARIRLAPQRYWAVNNPTELSHVLGILEKIQQEFNSAQTDGKKISLADLIVLGGCAAVEKAAKAAGVEITVPFAPGRNDATQEQTDVQSFEVLEPFADGFRNYLKAKSVVPAEHLLVDKAQLLTLTAPEMTVLVGGMRALNANYDGSNLGIFTTRPEVLTNDFFVNLLDMSTEWQPVDESRYIFEGRDRKTGQVKWRATRVDLIFGSNSELRALAEVYACDDAHEKFVRDFVAAWTKVMNLDRFDLHMR
- a CDS encoding LysR substrate-binding domain-containing protein; the protein is MNLQQLEYIVAVERYKHFVTAAEKCFVTQATLSMMIKKLEDELGVKIFDRAKQPVVPTVIGEKIIEQAKVVLREVARIKEIVKEETAQVKGELKIGIIPTLAPYLLPLFLKNFLAKYPEVKLQLSELTTSEIIERIKHSSLDAGILAIPLSDPDLIEQPLFSEEFVIYFSEKHAQSPKMHFSPADLDVSQLWLLDEGHCMRNQVINLCGLKLEERSRHRLDLSASSIETLKKVVDINEGVTVLPYLALRDLTKAQLRRVRYFKPPVPVRKIGLVSFRYFVKEKMLDALKAEILSALPPEMLSEKNKKVIEISLE
- a CDS encoding DUF3109 family protein codes for the protein MKSSPNQDVALVAIGEVLIEPDVLTAQFCCDVRICKGACCVSGEKGAPVLSKEIEQIEANLEAVKPFLPEKNLEVLSKKGIYEVYRGELYLQTVDGQECVFAKLEADGTARCMLEYAFEQGVSNFQKPISCHLYPIRVRARLGTDYLIYSQIPECEGGRVHGAALHKPLIEFVRPALERLYGKNWAEKLLRFAQSKHFNR